The Desulfobulbaceae bacterium sequence ACAACTTAATCAAAAAAGGGGATATATGGAAATCACAACAGAAGCCAGCGAGCAGAGATTGACTGTTTGTATAAGCGGGCAAATTGACGAAAAAGGCGCCGAGGCCATGAAATCAAGCTTTAGCTCACTACCGCTATCAGGCATCACAGAGGTCCAGGTTGACCTTAAAAACTTGACCTACATCGGCAGTTCAGGAATTGGCAAACTGCTTCTTTTTTATAAAAACCTTGGCGTGCAACAGATTCGATTACGAGTGACAAATGTTCCACCTGCCATCTACGAGCTGATGCAGGAGTTAAAACTTGACACTGTTTTCACTATCGAAAGACAGTAATCAAAAAAGGAATCGCACACCATGTTTGACTGGAAAAACGCAACCCTGACCACCAAAATAATCGCAGCCTTTTCGACAATTATCTTCATGATATTACTTTTTATCATCTTCAATTATCGTGGCGTCAATACAATTATCAGCAACGCGGAACAAGTGATTTCCGGCTACAGTCTTGACGGGACTCTTGCTCAAAAAGAAATTGACCACCTCAATTGGGTAAATAAAATAACAGCTCTCCTTACTAATGATGAAATCACAACCTTGAATCTTGAGGTAGATGACCATAAATGCGGTTTTGGTGAATGGTTA is a genomic window containing:
- a CDS encoding STAS domain-containing protein, which gives rise to MEITTEASEQRLTVCISGQIDEKGAEAMKSSFSSLPLSGITEVQVDLKNLTYIGSSGIGKLLLFYKNLGVQQIRLRVTNVPPAIYELMQELKLDTVFTIERQ